The Camelus ferus isolate YT-003-E chromosome 4, BCGSAC_Cfer_1.0, whole genome shotgun sequence genome has a segment encoding these proteins:
- the LOC116663078 gene encoding interferon alpha-1-like, with translation MARPLSVLMALVALSFDSICSLGCDLPQTHSLATRRTLVLLGQMRRISPSSCLKDRQDFGFPQEVLGGHRLQKAQAISVFHELVQQLFLLFSTEGSSAAWEDSLLHRLCTGLDQQLTELEACPKQEAELQGRPLLNEDPILAVRRYFHRITLYLQEKKYSPCAWEIVRAEVMRSFSSARHLQER, from the coding sequence ATGGCTCGACCCTTGTCTGTACTCATGGCCCTGGTGGCGCTCAGCTTCGACTCCATCTGCTCTCTGGGCTGTGACCTGCCTCAGACCCACAGCCTGGCCACCAGGAGGACCTTGGTGCTCCTGGGACAAATGAGGAgaatctccccctcctcctgcctgaagGACAGACAGGACTTTGGATTCCCTCAGGAGGTCCTTGGTGGCCACCGGCTCCAGAAGGCTCAAGCCATCTCTGTCTTCCATGAGCTGGTCCAgcagctcttcctcctcttcagcaCAGAGGGCTCGTCTGCTGCCTGGGAGGACAGCCTCCTGCACAGACTCTGCACTGGGCTTGATCAGCAGCTGACGGAGCTGGAAGCCTGTCCGAAGCAGGAGGCGGAGCTGCAAGGGCGTCCCCTGCTGAATGAGGACCCCATCCTGGCTGTGAGGAGATACTTCCACAGAATCACTCTCTATCTGCAAGAGAAGAAATACAGCCCTTGTGCCTGGGAGATCGTCAGAGCAGAAGTCATGAGATCCTTCTCTTCAGCGAGACACTTGCAAGAAAGATGA